In Dromiciops gliroides isolate mDroGli1 chromosome 4, mDroGli1.pri, whole genome shotgun sequence, one DNA window encodes the following:
- the PTRH2 gene encoding peptidyl-tRNA hydrolase 2, mitochondrial, which yields MDYLAHPGTLSLAAGVACGICLGWGLRVRFGMTPRTSAVNKKSPETETEASILGESGEFKMILVVRTDLKMGKGKVAAQCSHAAVSAYKQVQRRNPELLKQWEYCGQPKVVVKAPDEESLAELLTHAKVLGLTVSLIQDAGRTQIEPGSRTVLGIGPGPADLIDKVTGHLKLY from the coding sequence ATGGATTACTTGGCTCACCCAGGCACACTCAGCCTGGCTGCTGGAGTTGCCTGTGGCATATGTTTGGGTTGGGGCCTCCGAGTCCGATTTGGGATGACTCCCAGAACCTCTGCAGTGAATAAGAAAAGCCCAGAGACTGAGACTGAAGCCAGCATCTTGGGAGAAAGTGGGGAGTTCAAGATGATTCTTGTGGTCCGAACTGACttgaagatggggaagggaaaagtgGCAGCTCAGTGTTCTCATGCTGCTGTTTCTGCCTACAAACAAGTACAAAGGAGAAACCCCGAGCTTCTGAAACAGTGGGAATACTGTGGTCAGCCCAAAGTGGTAGTCAAAGCTCCTGATGAAGAGTCTCTGGCTGAATTGCTTACTCACGCTAAAGTGCTAGGACTAACTGTGAGCTTAATCCAAGATGCTGGACGTACTCAGATAGAACCAGGCTCTCGGACTGTCCTAGGGATTGGCCCAGGACCAGCAGATTTAATTGACAAAGTTACCGGCCATTTAAAACTTTATTGA